The Ornithinibacillus sp. 4-3 region TCAATTGATAATGGAGGAATGAACGATGAAGTTTACACATGTAATTGTAAAAAAACCGAGTAAAAGCTATGTGGAAGGACTAACAACCTCTGATCTAGGAAAGCCAGATTATGAACAAGCACTAGTCCAACACGACCATTACATAAAAGCATTGGAAAAATGCGGTGTTGATGTGACAATCTTACCTGCTGATGAAGCATTTCCCGATTCTACTTTTGTAGAAGACACTGCTGTTATTAGTGAAAAATGTGCAGTAATTACAAACCCTGGCGCAGCAAGCAGAAGAGATGAAATCATCGCTATGGAAAAAGAATTAAGCAAACGCTTTGATACATTAGAACATATTCATTCACCAGGCACATTAGAAGGTGGAGACGTATTACAGATTAACGACCATTTTTATATTGGAATTTCCGATCGTACAAATGAAGAAGGCGCAAAACAGCTAAAGGAAATTTTAGAAAAGCATGATTATGTTGCTACTATTGTATCTTTGGAGGAATTTTTCCATCTTAAAACAGGTCTTTCTTATTTAAATAACGGCGATCTCGTTGTTGCTGGCGAATTTATTGATCATGAAGTATTTAAGGATTTTAATAAAATCGTTGTAGAAGATGATGAAATGTATGCAGCTAACTGCATCCACGTTAATGATTATGTCATTATCCCTAAAGGTTTTGACAACACGAAGAAGAAAATTACTGAAGCTGGTTATCAAGTAATCGAATTAGAAATGAGTGAATTTCAAAAACAAGATGGTGGCTTAAGCTGTCTGTCATTGAGATTTAAGCAATAAGGAACGATAAAGTAAGGCTATCCATGTTGTCGATTTATTTCACAACAATAAGGATAGCCTTTTCAAATCAAAATCCTTTCGCTTACCTTGAACAACTTTTTATAGGAAGGAGAGGTGATCATGAGTGAAAAAGACTGGCAAATCCTAATTACATTGCATGAAGAAGGAACCATCACTAAAGCGGCACGGAAAATGTATATGTCTCAGCCAGCATTAACCTATCGAATTCAACAACTAGAAGAGCGATTTAACTGCAAAATCATTCTCCGCAGTAATAAAGGAACCTTATTTACAACTAGTGGTGAATATTTGGTTCAGTATGCAAAGAAAATGCAAAAAGAGCTTATCAAAGTACAAAATACACTCGAAAATTTAAATAATAATATTCAGGGAATCTTACAAATTGGTGTTTCTGATATTTTTGCTTTGTATAAACTCCCATCATTACTAGAGGGTTTTGTCGCAAAATACCCTAATGTAAGTATAAAATTAACAACAGCTTGGAGCACCGAAATATTAAGATTGATACAGAATGAAGATATCCATATTGCCATTTCTAGAGGGGAACATCAATGGCAAGGTGATAAAATTTTATTGGATCAAGAAACCATCTGCATTGCATCACGACACCCTATTCAGCTAGATGAATTGCCAAATATGAATTTAATAACCTATAAAACAGATAGTCAAATTCTTACGATGTTTAACGACTGGTGGAAGGATAATTATTCAATGCCTCCACATAGCTTTATGCAAGTAGATGGAATGATGACATGTAAGGGTCTTGTGAAGAAGGGATTAGGTTATGGTTTCTTTCCTAAAATTTGCATCGAAGAATCCGATCAATTATATACTACTGATCTAACCAAAAATGGAATTCCTCTAATTCGTGATACGTGGCTTCTTTATCGTAAAGAATTGAAGGAATTGAATGTTTTTCATGCCTTTATTGAATATGTTAAAGACTACTATAAGCAGTAGTAGATGTAGAGGTGATATATTATGAAACGTCAAGTTAGCAGTATAGAATGGATGGGAATTATTGGATTGATATTCTGGGGTGTTGTTCTATATGTAAGAAAAGCAGATACATTTGATACTTCATCATTGAGTCCGACTTCCCTCATCATATGGACTGCACCAAATTTTTGTGGAGCATGGCTTGCTATTGCATGCTTCAAGCAATTTTTTGCACCTATCTTTAGTAAAAAATCCATTATCAAATTCCCCTTTACTAAAAAAGTTTACACCGGTATTTGTGTTCTAGTTCTTTCAATTGGATTTATGCTTGAAATTTTAAACCCTTATCTACTTGGAGGAACTACTGAGTTTGATATTTATGATATGGTAGCTACTACTATTGCAGTGCTGTTAGTCTGGATAATCCCTATCTTGTTTCATGCAAATATATTTGAAAGCAAACAATAATTTAAAGCATAAAATCTATATTTATTATGTGATTTTTTTGTTATGATTAGGCATAACTTTTTTAAAGGTGAGGGAATCAACGATACCGCAATAAAAAAAGATTATTACGAATAATAGAAAACATCTATTTTTCTTATTTTGCTTCTAATCTTATAATGAAATTACAGAAAATTAGTAATTAGCAAAAGAAATGAATTACATTAGGAGGGCAACAGATGACAACATCTATAGAAAAGTCGACAGATTCTTTCCCGTTTTATCGTTTTAGTGGTACACATAAAGAAATTGGGCAGCAATATGGGAAAGCATGTAAAGCCTTAATTGATCGACACTTGGAATTAGTACTCAATCGATTAAAAAAGAACTTCGACACTTCTATCGAAGACATTGCTACACTAGCTTTAACGTATAAACCGTATATTGAAAAATACGCTCCTTTTCTAGCCGAGGAAATTGAAGGAATGGCTGAAGGAGCTGATATTTCTATTGGGGAAGCTTATTTATTACAAGTACGCGCTGAATTAAACACACACTTCGCAAATCTTAATGAATGTACTACATTCGCAGTAGATTCAAAAGGAACATTAGATGGCTCACCAATCATTGGACAAAATGCAGATTTACCTGCTTTTTATAAGGAAATTGGAGTAGTTATCGAATTTGTACCAGATGAAGGACCTGCCCATCTTATGCTTACACCAGCTGGGCAAATCTCCTATATTGGTATTAATGATAGAGGGATGGGAGTTTTTGCTAACTACATCACCTGTGATGACTGGCGTGAAGGCTTTCCACGTTATATGTTCTCTCGTACTGTGCTCAATGCTGAATCTGTAAAGGAAGCGGAAGCTATTATTTCTAATACCTATCGTGGCTCCTCACGAAATTTAATTTTAGCAGATAAAGAGGATAACCTGATTGATTTAGAAGTTACACCAAATAAAATTGGACGCGTTGAACCACAGCATGGTATTTTAGCCCACTCCAATCACTTTATTAGTGAGGCATTATTAGGGGATGAACGTTCTAAGGGAGCAAGCTTAAAGAACTCTCATTTACGTCTACAACGGATGACTTCTCTTTTAGAAGAAAACTATGGGAAGCTAAGCAGCGAAAAAATGCAAGAAATCTTGCGAGATCGTGAGAATTATCCGAATTGTATTTGTCAGATCCCTGGTGATGAACTACATCAGGCACCTGGAGAAAAAATCAGTGACGTAATCACTTTTGCCTCCGTAATTGCAGAACCAGCAAAAGGAAAGCTATGGATTGCGATTGGACCACCAAATGAATATGAATATAAGCTTTACACATTTTCTAAATAAAAAAATACATGTACTGTAAAAGTAGGAGGAAAGAGAATGAATTTAAAAAAGCTTTTACCATTATTCATCGTATTGATGACAACTCTATTCATTATAGCTGCTTGTAGTAATAGTGATGATTCAGCAGACTCCAATGATAACGAAAATGAGAATACTTCCAATGATAATCAAGCAGAACAAGAAAGCACATCTGGTGAAGGAGAACTTAAAATTACATATGGTGCACAACCACCAACATTGGATACATATATCACTACTTCACGTGCATCCAATGATGTAGCTCGTCAAATGTTCGAAACGCTTGTAACTACAGACTCAGAATACCAAGTACAACCAATGCTAGCAGATTCTTGGGAGCAAAGTGATGATGGTTTAACATATACCTTTCATCTAAGAGAAGGTGTATTATTCCATAATGGAGAAGAAATGGTGGCTGAAGATGTTGTAGCCTCTATGAATGCTTGGATAGAGAAATCTGGCCCTGGAAAAAACAGTTTTACAAATGCAGAATTTAAGGAAATAGATGAATATACAGTTGTCATGGAATTAGAGAAACCTTTATCCATTGCCCTACCATTACTAGCTTATGGTGGTGGAAGTATTCCTGGTATTATGCCGAAAGAAATAGTTGAAGCAGCTGATGAGGAAGGCATTAAAGAACATATTGGTACAGGTCCATTTAAGTTTGTTGAATGGAAACAAGATCAACATATTTTATTAGAACGCTATGAAGAATATAGTCCGCGTGAAGAGGAGCCAGATGGTCTTGCGGGGAGACGTGAGGCTTTAGTAGAAAAACTATATTTTGTATTTGTTGCTGACCCAATGACATCTATTGCCGGGCTTGAAACTGGTGAATATGATATTGTTCAAGGAGCTTCTCGTGATAGTATTGCTCAATTAGAAGCAAATGAAGATATCAATGTTCTATTACATTCTAGTGGTCCATTAGCAATTTACTTTAACAAGAAAAATGGACTATTTACAGATGAAAAAGCTCGTCAAGCAGTTCTCTATGGTGTAGATATGGAAGCTATCGCGCAAGCAGCTTATACTTCCGATCATTTTTATGAGCTAAATCATAACATTCTTTCCTATTATCAGCTAGGATTATGGGGAACAGACGTTGGAAAGGATAAATATAATCAGAAAGACACTGAGGCAGCTAAACAGCTTTTAGAGGAATCCGGATATAACGGAGAAACTATTCGCATCATTACAACTCGTGATTATTCTGATATGTATAATGGTTCTGTTACTCTGCAACAACAATTAATAGATCTTGGTATGGAAGTTGAACTAGAAATATATGATTGGCCAACTTTAGTAGATCGTCGAGAAGATGAAACTGCATTCGAAATTCTATTTTTATCTAATACAGACAAGCCAGATCCTACCTCTCCGGTGTATATGACAAAGAGCTTTGCTGGTTGGACTGATAGCCCTGAACTTGATAACATTTTAGAAAAATTCTGGGGTGCACCTTCTGTTGATGATGCAAAAGAATTCAATGATGAATTACATGCTTGGTTCTACGATTACGTTCCAGTTGCAAAAGTTGCAGATGGAAAAGGCTTATTACCAAGCCGTACAACAGTTAAAAACTTACAAGATTTAGATGGTCCTGTTTTATGGAATGTAAGTAATGAAAAATAAAGCGAACTGGGTTCAGATGAGATTCTATCTGAGCCCTATTTGCACTTATTTTTGTAAAAATTTTTTCAAGGAGGAATCAACTAATGAACGAGCAATTAATCAATAAATTAGATGAAGCACTTGCCTCAAAATGCAAACAGAAAGATGTCCCTGGTATGGCCATCATGGTCGCAAAAGATGGTGTGCCAATTTATAAAAATAATTATGGCTTTCGTGATGTAGATAAACAATTACCTGTCACAGAAGATACGATATTCCCAGCAGCATCTGTGACAAAGTCTTTTTCCACTTTATCAATTATGATTCTAGCTGATCAAAGAAAACTTTCACCAGAGGATTTAGTGATTGATTGGCTTCCGGAATTGAAATTACCTGGTGGGAAATATGAAAATGAATTAAAAATTCGTCACCTTTTATCTAATAGTGGAGGTTTTCCAGGATTAGGTGCAGTTAATCGTGCAAGAGCTGAAAGCATTCAAAATGATCCAGATGGAGAACATATGGCTAATCGCCTTTCCTATGATATCCATGGTGCACCTATTCAGACCGTTGAAGAATTAATGGAAATTATGTCTGTTGAATTTAATTATCGTTTACTTGGGAAACCAGGAACCACATATAATTATTCCAATGAAGGTTTTGCATTATTGCAGGAAATTATCGAACGGGCAAGTAAGCAAAGCTTTCCAGAATTTGTTCAAAAACATATTTTTGATCCATTAAAAATGACACACTCTACATTTCTAGTACAAGACTTAAATAATTACGAACGAATTACAGAAATTTATGGATATAAAGAAGGTTTTAAATCCTTCCATTCACCGGTTTGGTGGAATGTCGGTAAGATTTATACAAATGGTTCCTTAAAAACTACGGTTATTGATCTTATTAAATACTTAGAGTTA contains the following coding sequences:
- a CDS encoding serine hydrolase; the encoded protein is MNEQLINKLDEALASKCKQKDVPGMAIMVAKDGVPIYKNNYGFRDVDKQLPVTEDTIFPAASVTKSFSTLSIMILADQRKLSPEDLVIDWLPELKLPGGKYENELKIRHLLSNSGGFPGLGAVNRARAESIQNDPDGEHMANRLSYDIHGAPIQTVEELMEIMSVEFNYRLLGKPGTTYNYSNEGFALLQEIIERASKQSFPEFVQKHIFDPLKMTHSTFLVQDLNNYERITEIYGYKEGFKSFHSPVWWNVGKIYTNGSLKTTVIDLIKYLELYRQNGTVNGEKIISADVLKQMITPQIDVPTGEKYGYGLKLSTYKGISLVGHPGVIKGGSAYVMVAEELGLTFAVLTNIGEFSAEGLALTALNVIAELPDAPTKKEIDPLSRTELETYTGQYLSAEGRNIEVTLQGEQLQLTARNSQAFIEPVAEDTFVTTDGAKFKFLRFENGEIAGVFTGFRFVPKANSRSEAVHVVLL
- a CDS encoding LysR family transcriptional regulator, which gives rise to MSEKDWQILITLHEEGTITKAARKMYMSQPALTYRIQQLEERFNCKIILRSNKGTLFTTSGEYLVQYAKKMQKELIKVQNTLENLNNNIQGILQIGVSDIFALYKLPSLLEGFVAKYPNVSIKLTTAWSTEILRLIQNEDIHIAISRGEHQWQGDKILLDQETICIASRHPIQLDELPNMNLITYKTDSQILTMFNDWWKDNYSMPPHSFMQVDGMMTCKGLVKKGLGYGFFPKICIEESDQLYTTDLTKNGIPLIRDTWLLYRKELKELNVFHAFIEYVKDYYKQ
- a CDS encoding dimethylarginine dimethylaminohydrolase family protein, coding for MKFTHVIVKKPSKSYVEGLTTSDLGKPDYEQALVQHDHYIKALEKCGVDVTILPADEAFPDSTFVEDTAVISEKCAVITNPGAASRRDEIIAMEKELSKRFDTLEHIHSPGTLEGGDVLQINDHFYIGISDRTNEEGAKQLKEILEKHDYVATIVSLEEFFHLKTGLSYLNNGDLVVAGEFIDHEVFKDFNKIVVEDDEMYAANCIHVNDYVIIPKGFDNTKKKITEAGYQVIELEMSEFQKQDGGLSCLSLRFKQ
- a CDS encoding ABC transporter substrate-binding protein yields the protein MNLKKLLPLFIVLMTTLFIIAACSNSDDSADSNDNENENTSNDNQAEQESTSGEGELKITYGAQPPTLDTYITTSRASNDVARQMFETLVTTDSEYQVQPMLADSWEQSDDGLTYTFHLREGVLFHNGEEMVAEDVVASMNAWIEKSGPGKNSFTNAEFKEIDEYTVVMELEKPLSIALPLLAYGGGSIPGIMPKEIVEAADEEGIKEHIGTGPFKFVEWKQDQHILLERYEEYSPREEEPDGLAGRREALVEKLYFVFVADPMTSIAGLETGEYDIVQGASRDSIAQLEANEDINVLLHSSGPLAIYFNKKNGLFTDEKARQAVLYGVDMEAIAQAAYTSDHFYELNHNILSYYQLGLWGTDVGKDKYNQKDTEAAKQLLEESGYNGETIRIITTRDYSDMYNGSVTLQQQLIDLGMEVELEIYDWPTLVDRREDETAFEILFLSNTDKPDPTSPVYMTKSFAGWTDSPELDNILEKFWGAPSVDDAKEFNDELHAWFYDYVPVAKVADGKGLLPSRTTVKNLQDLDGPVLWNVSNEK
- a CDS encoding C45 family autoproteolytic acyltransferase/hydolase, yielding MTTSIEKSTDSFPFYRFSGTHKEIGQQYGKACKALIDRHLELVLNRLKKNFDTSIEDIATLALTYKPYIEKYAPFLAEEIEGMAEGADISIGEAYLLQVRAELNTHFANLNECTTFAVDSKGTLDGSPIIGQNADLPAFYKEIGVVIEFVPDEGPAHLMLTPAGQISYIGINDRGMGVFANYITCDDWREGFPRYMFSRTVLNAESVKEAEAIISNTYRGSSRNLILADKEDNLIDLEVTPNKIGRVEPQHGILAHSNHFISEALLGDERSKGASLKNSHLRLQRMTSLLEENYGKLSSEKMQEILRDRENYPNCICQIPGDELHQAPGEKISDVITFASVIAEPAKGKLWIAIGPPNEYEYKLYTFSK